taatttagttttagattgataattaaaatttcgcAAAAGCTTGGCTCATTTAGTATTACGAATTGAGTACGTGTTCGACCATTTGAACTCGATCTGTTAATAATCAAATTCGCAAAACATGAAATTCAAGTAACTAATTGGTCTCTGATTTACTAGGCACGACTCAATCGTTTATACTTACAAATTACTTATTGACATGGTCTTCGTATAGATAAAAAAGATCGAACTCACAACCATTTAACTGAAATTGACAACTTGTTATCAATTGAACCAACGAGCATCGACAAAACCCTTATTTTCAGATAAACTGATTAAAGTGACAACTTTTTACCCATTAAACCAACGAGCGCTGACAAAATCCAACCATATTCGCAGTTAAACTGGAAGTGACAATTTCTTACATGTTCAACCAAGGAGGGTCAGCAGAACCCAATTTTGATAGTACCAATCAAACatctaaaattcaaactaaaatGTAACTACAACATATGAATAGGACAGAAGGACCACAAATTTTAATGCAAAAACTCCAGCAACATTCGCCCCCATCTCAAAGCCTTGAGAATAATTTCCccctttttgttgttttctccAATTCTGAGCTGCTAAGCAGACAGAAAAGGACTCCCATCGTTATAGCCAGTGAGGCCTGAAACGATAAGATGTCCTACCCAAAACATGTCCTACAAAactttttttctgtttttatcTCGGACAAAACAAAACATCTCAACCCACTTTTATAATTGGGATCAATTTCACATTTAATTGtctgctgcaaaataatatttcatctcATATTATATTTCCATCGCGTATATAAAATTCACTATGTTTTTACACCTAATATGCATATGTATTCAATACAACACGAGATACACTACCAATTCGTGGTGCCAATACGTTAAATTCTATTACAAAatggtatatattatttcatttgagaaaattataattttagtcctgtaaattAGGGAGAgtgacattttttatttcgtaCGAATTAATTTTGGCAACTgagtcctgtaattttataagtcAATTCGTCCATGATAAAAAATGTCACCTCtataaattacaggactaaaattataaattttcttattttatttcatactaCACTTTATTACATCAATACGTATATATAAGATCCAcatcacttatatatatttagaaacgCACTTGCAATATGAATTTGCAATTGAACATTTGGAATATAATTGGACCTGGAAAGGTATAAGATGCAGGTTTATTTGATTacagatatttatttttggctccaaatattaatatagtgaCATGCATATGTAAATGTTaagtacttttttaaaaaaaaatttctgaatttattgttcatatatatatatatatatataatggtgCAGGTGCAGCAGAACTTACAAATTGGTGCAGAAAGGACCACTGGGCTCCAAAATTTTGTATCCCTAGTGTTGTTGCTGTCAACTGATTGTTACTCCCAAATTTGAATACCGAGGTGGAGATCAACTTGTTCCAGAAATTTATGTAACGGGCTTATTACAAGCTTTTGCCTATGTTTCTTTAGGAAAGTTAGATGTTATATATCAACTGTTACaccacacatatatatatatatatatatatatctacacCATggtatgatattttattttaggaatATTATACTTGGTACCCTTTTACgaattttggtgtaattacatacaACCTACTGCAATACGCACTAATTTGTAGTAAATATTCAAACAGAGCCAAAAGCCATCTATGGACCTATTTGCAAAATTAAGTATACAATTAAATACTCTGTACTTATGAACTAAtgatcattttctttctaatgCTACTGTGCATGGGATTGAATGTTTTATTCTAAATCATGTTGcatcttttattctatttaaatatatatatgcaacatataataagattatgtcatttattttatttaaaaaatatattaaataaaataaaagatgtagtagatttgaaataaaaaattaaattcgatCATCCAGAAAGAAATTAGACGTAATACATTGCATACATTTTACCTTacaacataacaaaaaatttaaaacttaccAATATATGGAATGTGGGCCtctttgtttgtgtttttatttttagtggacaatatgtatttttaattttatataaattttcgtgtgaaatgaaaatttgtttgaattagttaagaaaattgtgttttatcttaatttgtgttgtcaaataaatatattttcaatgagaattagtagaaataaatatattttcactttaattacagttttaaaaactgaaaattggaAATAAACACACAACAATCAGACTTGAATTCtcatttccaaaaataaactCAATATTACATTCTCGTAATCTGTCTGCAGACGGGTTAAGACTAACGgaaaacacaacaaaagaGATGGAGGGTTTGTCATTGGGGGGTCAACGTACGAAGATCAACTGTGTTATCTCTTAACCTAATGATCAACTACCACTTTCCTTCTCTAGGAACAAAATCAAACACCTGGTGAAGATGAAGCTGACAAAGACGAACAACTGTATTCTCCATTTCTCTCATCAGTAACGATCTCGTCTTCGTTTTCCAGCGAAGATAGACACGGGCTGGTGGAGGAACGAGTGGAAGAAGAAAACGAAAGCGGAGAAGTGAACGAATACTGCGTAgttgttgaagaagaagagcagTTCTCATGAATGGCGGAGCTCGAAGATTCATCGGAATCCGGCCGAGCCAAAGAAATATGGATCAGCAAATCCACGAAAGCTCCGACTATGTACCCATGGTTGCGTTTTCCGTTAACTCTGAGGTACCATTGCAGCAGCTCCTCCAAGCATTCCCAGTCTTTAAGCCCGTGGGCCTCCACCATTTCCTCCATCGAAACTCGGAAATCAAGAAAGGGGTCCCTGGATTCTATTGCCAGGATTGCTACGTTTTCTTTGTAGGGAGAGGGCTGGTAGTGGTCGAGTGGTTTTGCGTCTTCCAGTATGGAGCTCGTCGCGCCAGGCTCGAAGAAGAGCCTGTCTGATCTCAACCCTCTTGTAATCACCGCAGTTTCATCGTTTTCTGATAGAAATGAGAAGCTTTCTTCACGGCCGAAAGAGCTGCAGATGCTGAAGAATGAATCTGCGGTACTGCCTGCTGCGAAATCTGTGTTTTTGTCGTCGTCGAGGTAAGCTGAGTTCATGGTTTCGTAGATGTCGTCAGCAGTGCTGCCGGCCCGGAAAGAGACTGTTCTGGGGTTGCTGACGCAGGTCGGCCACGGCCACGACAAGGCGGCGGAGGTGGTGGTTTCGGTGGGTTTGAACAGAAATGGGAACTTCATTTTCTTGCCCATTTGGTGGACCGATTGAGAGGGTGGGAAAATGAGGAGAAATGTGGTTTGAAACTgtgttgtaataatatttcagTGCTATCTGATTTTCTTGGTTTGGAGCAATAAAAGCTTAGACAGAGAGGTTTTGGTCCGGAGCattattttaaagaagttATGACTGACTCACTGGCGATAAAACTTGGATCAACACCCGGCGGGGTGTTAGGGTGGGGTCTACCAATTCAAATACTCATCAATagatcattaaaaatttactaaatctACTTATacactaaataaaaatttttaatccacatcGAGTCGAGccaaatttatatcaattataacaaattcaaaatatattataatttttatgtcattgatgtataatttaataaaaattatcaactatatgataaaatattaaaattattgtatgatTGATTCGCTTTTGGATTTAATACAAAAGTTTTGAAGAAaacttggaaaaaaaaataatttctttgtaattttttcaatttttagcttcaaataatttatatttttctctatttgttTCTGtgtttattttacaaattaaaaaattggttgaggaaaaacaagaaaaaatcaaaggtAAGATCTCATAAAGgctgaattattaatttaaagaaaaagaagtataCATTAAGACAAGTTATTTCTGAAAGCAAAAAGCAGCCTCCCATGAGTAAATGCAGATTAAGGAGGTCGTTGAGATCTTTTATTACATATGTGTATGTACGTaccctctccctctccctctccccgCTTTCGGATTAAATGAGGATAATAATTTCTTGCTAATTGTTGGAGCTTTTATTACTTTACctccttttaattttcaaatttataagaCATTAATAGtaacaaatttttcataatataaattaacttaaCTAATATCTCAACatcctaaaaataatttcggatttaaaaaaatacaattttagtcctctaatttAGGGAAGGCGGCGTCTTTTATCAAGCACGacatgatttttgtaatttagtcctgtaatattaaaattttcatcattttagtcatttttcagCCAATTTGGCAAGAAAATTGCACGTGACTTAcacataatccaattaaattataattttagtcctgtaacttatgGGGTTGACATTTCTGGTCCtgtataaattgattaataggactaaaattataatttaattggatcatgTACAAGTCATATACAATTTCTAAGCTAAATTGGCAGCggaaattaactaaaattaccaaaattttaaagttacatgactaaattgcgaaaatcaatttatgcagACCAAAAGTACCACCCTCCTAGATTACAGAACTGaaattgcatttcttttaatgCGCAATAGAATTCGTAACCTTCTAATTATCCTTTAATTATTGAGAATCGGCATTAACATCTTTTGATGTTaggtttaattatacaaatatattttatcttctacAAAAGTATAAGTACATTCTCTAAGATTGTcgttataattacaagtacacccTTATTCACGAGCAAAGTTTTAGAAATATACCCTacagataaattatattactgcaaattatttttataattaaatttaattttaaagagcGTCAATGAAAATTATCGGATGAATTGAAATATTGGAATCATGTATTATATGGCCCCGCCAAAGTAACTAAGTAGTACTATTGAAGATCAATCATTTTCGTGTCTTGATTCATAGCCTTATAATTGGAAGTAGATAACCCTACCTATGCATATAATTGGAGTTGAATACATGTCGAAAAGTACACCTTTTTGAACGTTAGGTACTATAGCCCTATTGCTATGGGGAAAATCTGGAACATCTTCCGGACgcattgttaaaaaaattcatgctCCCTACAAATATGAACATTGCTGATTTTTCTAGTagtctttttttaatattttttgttcatccttaatataatattataatgtcCTAAAAAAGTTATGGATTTTACTCAAATCAACTCAAAGGGCATCATAACTAATTCGAATTGTGGATACCAATTA
This Sesamum indicum cultivar Zhongzhi No. 13 linkage group LG5, S_indicum_v1.0, whole genome shotgun sequence DNA region includes the following protein-coding sequences:
- the LOC105161724 gene encoding transcription repressor OFP13, producing the protein MGKKMKFPFLFKPTETTTSAALSWPWPTCVSNPRTVSFRAGSTADDIYETMNSAYLDDDKNTDFAAGSTADSFFSICSSFGREESFSFLSENDETAVITRGLRSDRLFFEPGATSSILEDAKPLDHYQPSPYKENVAILAIESRDPFLDFRVSMEEMVEAHGLKDWECLEELLQWYLRVNGKRNHGYIVGAFVDLLIHISLARPDSDESSSSAIHENCSSSSTTTQYSFTSPLSFSSSTRSSTSPCLSSLENEDEIVTDERNGEYSCSSLSASSSPGV